The genomic DNA gtgcattatccggcacaacacctggacgctacaatatacacccccactacctccaaaccccgccgccccccacacacacacacaccttgtagcgtcccggaagagttagtgctgcaaagggttctgggtatttgttctgttgtgtttatgttgtgttacggtgcagatgttctcccaaaatgtgtttgtcattcaagccgcacatattatgtaactgggccagcacttagcttcttaataaatatatttcatggAGCGGGAAGAACTTAAATGTACAAACATTTAGACCACATTATTATGTACCGGGTAGTCgtaaaatgcttaaaaaaaaacaggagAAATGCTCATCAACTTTGGCCGGATGCTCGGTCGTGTACAAAAAAAGGACAAACCAAGTAAGGCAAGACAAACTGTTTCTGAGGTGAGATAGAAAGGTAAGAATAAAAGAAtgtaaagcgctaaaaactacccaaCTAAACTTTCTCTATATTGCATTGTTTTTCTCTACTTTTAaaatatcacctttttttttttatgagggAGAAAAAAGAATAGAGAATTTGTGACAATACATGAATGGCTTATGCAGTGATTAAGGTAAAAAAGTGTTACATTACATAAATATGTTATAAATGATCACAAGGTATATATGATAATATACAATAAAGTACAATAAAGACATTATATGCAAGGCaagggcaagtttatttatagagcacacatTTGTACACAAggaaattcaaagtgctttacagaaattaCAAGAcagcaaatatttaaaataaaataaaatcaccatagaaaataatcaaaatttaaataaaaatgtgagtgTAGATAACATAATTACAGTTATCATATGAACTATTAAAAGTGTTTTCTGCCTGGATTATAGATTACTAAAAATACATAAGTAAATAAGTTGAAAGTGATAAGTATTGTTTAATGTATCAATAAATGCTGGATATTGACATAGCAATAATTTCATATTGATAAAGCAATACAATTTCAGATATCAAATGACATCAGACAGTATGGCTCTTGGCTTCCTTTTCattctatatatacagtacatcttaTAAACACCATATGATAatgtaaaaacgttttttttttttaaatcaattgggAGAATAAAGACTTCAATGCTAACAAGTGTGATCATATTCTTTTGTTCACCAGTCGACAAAACAATCTCTTGATGTGTTTCCAGATGTCTTTCATTTTCACTCCATATATGATTGGATTGAGCAGAGGACTATACACAGCTATTTGTAAAGTCATTATTAAACGTACAATTTTTGGAAGGTCTGACTCCAATCGAGCTATGATGACATCaaataaaactaaacaaaagAAGCTGAATAAAACCATCAAGTGAGGTAAACATGTCTCTGCAGCTTTTTTCCTGACTTTTGCACACCTGTGGTAAGTTATTATAAATatctttatgtatgtaaaaaggaTGAACATCacaggaacaacaacaacattcatcagTACAAACAAACCATAAACTGTAAGAAATTCTGATTTTACACAGTGAAGCCTGAAAATGGTATTGTTACAAACAATTCCTCCTGTTGTAAATCTGCAGAGTTTTTGTTTAGAACTAATCACAGTTGCCACTACAACCTCACATGCAGGTAAAAACCAGGCCAAAGTCAAGAGGACAATAACAGTTCTTTTTCCCATGATAGTTTGATACTGCAGAGGTTTGCAGATAGACACATACCTGTCATAAGACATGGCTGACAACAGTAAGAAGTCTGAAAGACCTGATGAACAATAAAGTAAATATTGAAACATACAAGCAGAACGAGAAATGGTCTGTTTTTGAGATAGAACGTCAATGCAAAGTTTAGGGTAGATAACAGCGCAAAACAAAAGAGAGTTGAGTGACAAGGCAGCAATGAAAATGTACATAGGTTCATGAAGGTCCCTGTGGATCCAGATCAGACATATAATGGTGCAGTTAGTAAAGAGGATGAGAATATATAGTGTCAACAAGATGACAAAGTAAATATATCTATACTTGTCCACGTCTACAAAGCCACCAAGAGTTATCAATGTTCCATTGAATTCAGCATCCATGACACCAAACAGAAAAGTATCAAATCAAGTCTGTTATGAGAATCGTTCACCCTCCATGGATCTCATGAAGTGCTCCATCAAAAGATGCTGTCATGTCAACAAGCTCCTCCAAATCTTCATGATGATGCTGATGGAACTTGTTGCGAGCAGTCAATGCTGAGAAAAGTCAACCATCTTTTAAAGATGACTCACAGGATGAAGACTGTCTGTGATTGGTCTCCAAGTTGAGGAGGTGTTCTTCTTTTTTACGTCATAGTCCTCCAAAGACCTCAAAATGTAACATGTGATGAAAACTCATGACAAATCCTGTCTTTTCTTTTATAGCATAGGGTCCTTGTCCTGGTCATTTGCAATAAAACTTGGCCTTATACAGGGTCTGGAGGTCTGAAAAGGTGGTGACATTGATCAGTATGTTAATGGTCATCATGTTGTAATCAATAATCATCAATGATGATCATGTCAGTGATCACTAGACAATAACATAAGCGACGGTAAATGCCTTTCAATGACAGAGTCGACTGATCGTCGACTGTGGCAACATCTAACAAATCTGATTCGACTATGACACTCCTTTTTCCGTCCGAGAAcctggcctcagatttggaggtgcTCATTTAGAGGGCTTCATACTCAACTTTCACCAATCCGAGTTAAAGGTCACAGTCTGATGAAGGCATCAGTACcctatcatctgcaaatagtaaATATGAGATTCTAAGGCCCCAAAGTGGACACTTTCAATGTCTTGGCTGCACCTCCAAATTCTGTCCATGAAAATTATGAACAAAACTGGTGACATAGGGCAGCCTTGGCGAAGGCCAATGTTCCCAGTAACAGGttcaacttactgctggcaatgcgaacTAGACACCTGCTGTGGTTGTACAAAGACATTGAGTGTCTActgataggtaggtaggtagatagatagatagatagatagatagatagatagatagatagatagatagatagatagatagatagatagatagatagatagatagatagatagatagatagatagatagatagatagatagatagatagatagatagatagatagatagatagatagatagatagatagtactttatttattccttcaggagagttccctcaggaaaatttaaattccagcagcagtgtacaaaattgtaaaaagtacaaagtaaataatgggggtataaatggaagcaaaatagaaaaatattacagccaacctccagtccctattgatgtgtgtactgtagcgtgagggagatatgtatgcttgtgggaactaataatgcgattaaaattgggggacatcaaggccaTGGTGGGTCCCAACCGAGCCGAGCCCCCCAAaaccctaagtgtctaatatgcagctaaaatTGAAGGATGgatgagcaggggacaagacaggaggactggagacCCATGGAGTCCCATCCTCATCCCCCTCCGCAAAAAAATCCCTCAtagttttatatgtgtgtatggtGCTGTAAGTAGGAGGAGCAGAGGGCCCGGACATACCCCCAGCACCTCCCCTGTCCACGCAGGAGGCAACCAAGAACCCCGGCAAGTCCCCCAGGCCCCCGGGCACAACCCCTCGTCCAACTACCGACGAGAGGGACAGCCCCCCACTCAACCCAAGGCGAGCACCCCCATCCACCCCAAACCGCTAGACCACCCAAGGATCAGCCCATAACTTTTTAACACACCGCAGGCCCATCCGGCACCCAGGACACCCCGTCCTAGGGGCAGAGCCACAGCCCTGGCCCCCATGGGAGTCAGGTCAGGAAATTcattagcggtgcccaaagagatcgGAATTCTATCAGTTGTTGTTTTCATTCAGCAGACATTCTCTCCACAACTATATaatctaataaaaatgtttttgtaaaggtttatacaaaAAGTATTTGTTTATTTCCAATTAttgagaatagttttcttgggGATGCCTAATGCGTTGATAAGGAGGAAAGTCTCCCTGATCAAACGAACATGCGGCGAGTCGACCGAGTCCAGGTTTTTTGGAACCCGGCGCCGAGCAAGGTCTGAAAGGATCATTACAGttttccgttgtgtttatgtgtCTTAtggacatactgtatatgtacatctcCCGCTCTGCATCTCGCTCCAATGAGACATTCTGTCCACAGGAGTCAAAAATAGAACAGGTTGCCTGGGTGGTGGTCAACATCGACCGTGAACAATTTGCTTTACTGTCCCGAGCTTCCAAAAACCGTGTCAACCATGACAGTCCACAGTTATAAATCGGGCTTTTCGGTTCGATAGAGAAACTGGAGCGTCAAAATTCACACAGTGGTGAGGTCTATCTTTTTACTTATGGCATTTGGCAAAGAGTACACCAGCAGACAGTAATGTATACCTTCCTCACGTCTCGGCTGGATGATTGCAATGCTGCTTATTTTGCTGTCAACCAGTCTTTTCTCTCCCGTGTACAGCTGGTCCAAAACACAGCTTCACTTTTCAAACAGTTACAGCAGAgagataacactttttttttttttttgctttggctTCACTGAGCTATTTAGAGTTCATTccaaaatcataatttttttttaaaatcttcaaATGGTCTTGCTCGGTATTACTTCTGGGCTGTTTCATCCTGATTCCCATGCCTGTACCCTCAGGTCAGCTGAACAGCTGCTCTATAGGTACTAAAAATCTAAGCGCAAGGTCAGAGGGGACAAGGCCGTTTCCTTTACTTCTCCCGAAATGTGGATTGATCTTCCTGTTCTCGTGAGACAAGCCCTGTCTTTGTCCACTTTAATCCACGTTTAATCGATGACCTTTAAATCTGAATTAGATATTGAACTTTTGTTTTCATTCAGCATTTTATCATATTTTATGCAaccttttatttttatgttttccaTTATTTAACTTATTTCTGATGCACAGCACTTTGTTTTCAACTATGGTTGttgttaaagggctttataattaAAGTTAGTATGGTACTCATCTTGGCAAATGTGATTAGTTTGTTTGCCGGCAAAAAGTACTTTGGAGCTGAAACCTGAAACACATCACACAGACAAAGTCCAACTTCAAATTATTGCAAAGCTGTCTCATAACCTCATGAGTTGAGATCTTTTGAGAAAAAAGACTCATACACTTTATGTATATTTACTGATTTGTTTATTTGGACATGACACACTTTTAAATTAACATTATTTTCAACATGTATTACAATCAGTGATAAAACATCACTATTACACAAACATCCCCTTTATACTCATTTTATTTCAGGGGTTTGACCTGACAAAACAATGTTTTGATGTGTTTGGAAATGTCTTTCATTTTCACTCCATATATGATTGGATTGAACAAAGGAGTAAACACAATTATTTGAAAAGTGATTACTAAAAGTATACTTTTTGGAAGATTTGACTCCATTCGATCGGTCATAGCATCAAATGCACCTAAACTAGAAGAGCAGATTAAAACCATCAGGTGGGGTAAACATGTCTCTATAGCTTTTTTCCTCACTTCGACGCTACTTTGATAagttatttgaaatatttttatgtACGTAAAAAGGATGAACATCACGGGAATAACAACAATACCTATTATGAAAATCAAAACATAAACTGTAAGAAATGTTGATTTTACACAGTAAAGCCTGTGGACTGAATTGTTGCACCAGAATCCACCTGTAgtaaaagtgcacattttttgTTTAAACATAATTAAAACTCCAACTGCAAGCTGGCTTGCAGGTAGAAACCAGGCCAAAATCAAGAGGACAATGACCGTTCTTTTTCCCATGATAGTTGGATACTGCAGAGGTTTGCAGATAGACACATACCTGTCATAAGCCATGGCTGACAACAGTAAGACATCTGAAGGACCTAGAGAATTATAGATACAATATTGAAACATACAAGCAGAATAAGAAATGGTCTGTTTTTGAGATAAGACGTCAATGCAAAGTTTAGGGTAGATAACAGTGCTAAACAAAACAGAGTTGATTGACAAAGCAGCAATGAAAATGTACATAGGCTCATGAAGGTTCCTGTGGATCCAGATTAGACATATAATGGTGCAGTTAGAGCAGAGGATGATAATATATAGTGTCAACAAGATGACAAAGTAAATATATCCATATTTGTCCACGTCTACAAAGCCACCAAGAGttataaatgttccattgaattcAGCATCCATGAAGTTAGTCATAAAAAAGATCCAGCAGTCTGTCAAAGCAAACAAGAGTCCTAAAATGAAGATCACATTGATTCATGTGCAGGGAGCTGATCTTCATCTTCATCTCCACAATGCACAAAGTGAAGTGTCGGAGGAGGATCACATCTTTTATAAGACTTGTTCGCCCTCCATGGATCTCATTACGTGATCCACAAAGAGTTGCTGTCATGTCAACAAGTACCTCCAAGTCTTCAGGGCCTCCTGTCACTCAACTCTTTCTTTAACATGTCAACACATTATACACATTGACATGCATTAATCTTGGTCAGTTCAACTTCAACTGACAACATAACCCAGATAAACAGATAAACTGTTGTTATTTTTTCATTTGTCCTCCAGTTGAATTCAGTGCATTCTGGGTTGGTTTCCACCACCACGTCAAtagtcatcatccatccatccatccatccatccattttctaccgcttttccctctcggggttgcggggggcttgtgcttatcccagctgcagtcaggcagaaggcagggtaagccctggacaagtcgcattaGTCATCATGTCAATGGTCACTTCAATACAAAGAACTTGATTTGTCCCCATGGGGCAATTCATGGTAACGCAGAGT from Entelurus aequoreus isolate RoL-2023_Sb linkage group LG10, RoL_Eaeq_v1.1, whole genome shotgun sequence includes the following:
- the LOC133659203 gene encoding olfactory receptor 10J4-like, with the translated sequence MDAEFNGTLITLGGFVDVDKYRYIYFVILLTLYILILFTNCTIICLIWIHRDLHEPMYIFIAALSLNSLLFCAVIYPKLCIDVLSQKQTISRSACMFQYLLYCSSGLSDFLLLSAMSYDRYVSICKPLQYQTIMGKRTVIVLLTLAWFLPACEVVVATVISSKQKLCRFTTGGIVCNNTIFRLHCVKSEFLTVYGLFVLMNVVVVPVMFILFTYIKIFIITYHRCAKVRKKAAETCLPHLMVLFSFFCLVLFDVIIARLESDLPKIVRLIMTLQIAVYSPLLNPIIYGVKMKDIWKHIKRLFCRLVNKRI
- the LOC133659204 gene encoding olfactory receptor 10AG1-like, which codes for MDAEFNGTFITLGGFVDVDKYGYIYFVILLTLYIIILCSNCTIICLIWIHRNLHEPMYIFIAALSINSVLFSTVIYPKLCIDVLSQKQTISYSACMFQYCIYNSLGPSDVLLLSAMAYDRYVSICKPLQYPTIMGKRTVIVLLILAWFLPASQLAVGVLIMFKQKMCTFTTGGFWCNNSVHRLYCVKSTFLTVYVLIFIIGIVVIPVMFILFTYIKIFQITYQSSVEVRKKAIETCLPHLMVLICSSSLGAFDAMTDRMESNLPKSILLVITFQIIVFTPLFNPIIYGVKMKDISKHIKTLFCQVKPLK